In a single window of the Pseudomonas sp. B21-015 genome:
- a CDS encoding aspartate aminotransferase family protein, with product MNVPENAPTSLASQLKLDAHWMPYTANRNFQRDPRLIVAAEGSWLTDDKGRKVYDSLSGLWTCGAGHTRKEIQEAVAKQLGTLDYSPGFQYGHPLSFQLAEKITDLTPGNLNHVFFTDSGSECADTAVKMVRAYWRLKGQATKTKMIGRARGYHGVNIAGTSLGGVNGNRKLFGQAMMDVDHLPHTLLASNAFTRGMPEQGGIALADELLKLIELHDASNIAAVFVEPLAGSAGVLVPPQGYLKRLREICDQHNILLVFDEVITGFGRTGSMFGADSFGVTPDLMCIAKQVTNGAIPMGAVIASSEIYQTFMNQATPEYAVEFPHGYTYSAHPVACAAGLAALDLLQKENLVQSVAEVAPHFENALHGLKGSKNVIDIRNYGLAGAIQIAPRDGDAIVRPFEAGMALWKAGFYVRFGGDTLQFGPTFNSKPQDLDRLFDAVGEVLNKTD from the coding sequence ATGAACGTGCCTGAAAACGCCCCGACTTCCCTGGCCAGCCAGCTCAAGCTTGACGCTCACTGGATGCCCTACACCGCGAACCGCAACTTCCAGCGTGACCCGCGCCTGATCGTAGCGGCCGAGGGCAGTTGGCTGACAGACGACAAGGGCCGCAAGGTCTACGATTCGCTCTCGGGTCTGTGGACGTGTGGCGCCGGGCACACTCGCAAGGAAATCCAGGAGGCGGTGGCCAAGCAATTGGGCACCCTCGATTACTCGCCGGGCTTCCAGTACGGTCACCCGCTGTCGTTCCAGCTGGCCGAGAAAATCACCGACCTGACCCCGGGCAATCTGAATCACGTGTTCTTCACCGATTCGGGTTCCGAGTGTGCAGATACAGCGGTGAAAATGGTGCGTGCCTACTGGCGCCTGAAAGGCCAGGCGACCAAGACCAAAATGATCGGCCGCGCTCGTGGCTACCACGGCGTGAACATCGCCGGCACCAGCCTCGGCGGCGTGAACGGCAACCGCAAACTGTTCGGTCAGGCGATGATGGACGTCGATCACCTGCCGCACACCTTGCTGGCGAGCAATGCTTTTACTCGTGGCATGCCGGAGCAGGGTGGTATCGCGCTGGCGGATGAATTGCTCAAGCTGATCGAACTGCACGATGCCTCGAACATCGCAGCGGTATTCGTCGAGCCGTTGGCCGGTTCCGCTGGCGTGCTGGTTCCGCCGCAGGGTTATCTCAAGCGTCTGCGCGAGATCTGCGATCAGCACAACATCCTGCTGGTGTTCGACGAAGTGATCACCGGTTTCGGCCGTACCGGTTCGATGTTCGGTGCTGACAGCTTCGGCGTGACGCCGGACCTGATGTGCATTGCCAAGCAAGTCACCAACGGCGCGATTCCGATGGGCGCAGTGATTGCCAGCTCCGAGATCTACCAGACCTTCATGAACCAGGCGACGCCTGAGTACGCCGTGGAATTCCCGCATGGCTACACCTATTCCGCGCACCCGGTAGCCTGCGCCGCTGGCCTGGCGGCACTTGACCTGCTGCAAAAGGAAAACCTGGTGCAGAGCGTGGCTGAAGTCGCGCCGCATTTCGAAAATGCGTTGCATGGTTTGAAGGGCTCGAAGAACGTTATCGACATTCGTAACTACGGGTTGGCCGGTGCAATCCAGATCGCGCCTCGCGACGGCGATGCCATCGTGCGTCCGTTCGAAGCCGGCATGGCCCTGTGGAAAGCCGGGTTCTATGTGCGCTTCGGCGGCGACACCCTGCAGTTCGGCCCAACCTTCAACAGCAAGCCGCAAGACCTTGATCGTCTGTTCGATGCGGTCGGCGAAGTGCTGAACAAGACCGACTGA
- a CDS encoding LysR family transcriptional regulator, whose amino-acid sequence MSTRRPDPLAQVSDFDIRLLRIFRSVVECGGFSAAESVLGIGRSAISQQMSDLEQRLGLRLCQRGRAGFSLTEEGREVYQSALQLLSALESFRTEVNGLHQHLRGELTIGLTDNLVTLPHMRITHALAQLKERGPDVQIQIRMIAPNEVEQGVLDGRLHVGVVPQASALSGLEYQPLYSERSLLYCAVGHPLFYVDDKQLDDERLNRQDAIAPTFRLPAEIQAHYQALNCTASASDREGMAFLILTGRYIGYLPDHYASLWVQQGRLRALKPKARFYDLSLASVTRKGRRPHLVLESFLESLAATR is encoded by the coding sequence ATGAGTACCCGTCGCCCCGATCCACTGGCGCAAGTCAGTGACTTTGATATCCGCCTGCTGCGGATTTTTCGCAGCGTGGTGGAATGCGGCGGCTTCTCCGCAGCGGAATCGGTGCTGGGCATCGGTCGCTCTGCGATCAGCCAGCAGATGAGCGATCTGGAACAGCGCCTCGGTCTGCGCCTGTGCCAACGAGGTCGCGCCGGTTTTTCCCTGACCGAAGAAGGTCGCGAGGTCTACCAATCAGCGTTGCAGCTATTAAGTGCGCTGGAAAGTTTCCGCACCGAGGTCAACGGCCTGCACCAACACTTGCGCGGCGAGTTGACCATCGGCCTGACCGACAACCTGGTCACCCTGCCCCACATGCGCATCACCCACGCCCTGGCTCAACTGAAGGAACGCGGCCCCGACGTGCAGATCCAGATCCGCATGATCGCACCCAATGAGGTTGAACAAGGCGTGCTCGACGGTCGCTTGCATGTCGGCGTGGTGCCGCAAGCCAGCGCGCTATCGGGGCTGGAATATCAGCCGCTCTACAGCGAGCGCTCGCTGTTGTATTGCGCGGTCGGCCATCCGTTGTTCTATGTCGACGACAAACAGCTGGACGATGAGCGTCTCAACCGCCAGGACGCCATCGCCCCGACCTTTCGTTTGCCCGCCGAGATTCAGGCTCATTATCAGGCGCTCAATTGCACCGCCAGTGCGTCGGATCGCGAAGGCATGGCATTTCTGATTCTGACCGGGCGCTACATCGGTTATCTGCCGGATCATTACGCCAGCCTCTGGGTACAGCAGGGCCGATTGCGTGCACTGAAACCCAAGGCACGCTTTTATGACCTGAGCCTGGCATCGGTCACACGCAAGGGCCGTCGTCCCCACTTGGTGCTGGAGAGTTTTCTGGAGAGCCTGGCGGCGACGCGTTGA
- the recC gene encoding exodeoxyribonuclease V subunit gamma has translation MPDATSLSAGFMVVHGNRLDELRSLVVSWMRRYPLAPLENEIALVQSNGIAQWLKLALAEDPEDDDMGGCGIAAAIDVQLPGSFMWQLYRMVLGRNEIPAKSLLDKAPLTWRLMRLLPQLINQPHFEPLHRFLTHDTDLRKRYQLAERLADLFDQYQVYRADWLEDWAEGRHQLRNGRGEAKALTPANCWQAELWRALLLDVGEQGMAQSRAGVHQRFIERINSLDMAPCGLPSRVIVFGISSLPAQALEALAGLARFSQVLLCVHNPCRHHWADIVADKDLLRHQYKRQARKRGMPVVLDPQTLHQHAHPLLAAWGKQGRDYINLLDSYDDPNSYRSAFRDGRIDLFSDNQPQNMLNQLQDDILELRPLNETRERWPAVDLDKDESIRFHVAHSAQREVEILHDQLLARFSADPDLRPRDVIVMVPDIDSYAPHIRAVFGQLDRHDPRFIPFTLADQGQRGRDPLLIAVEHLLKLPDSRFPVSEILDLLDVPALRARFGVEERDLPILHRWIEGAGIRWGMNAEQRAGLGLPEELEQNSWHFGLRRMLLGYAVGSASACEGIEPYDEIGGLDAALIGPLVALLDALEIAHQELTQPAAPKQWGSRLQALVQLFFLASNEHDDYLLAQLEELRETWLETCESVGLQDELPLTVVREAWLAGLDQGRLSQRFLAGAVNFCTLMPMRAIPFKRVCLLGMNDGDYPRAQPPLDFDLMGSDYRPGDRSRREDDRYLLLEALLSARDQLYISWVGRSIRDNSERPASVLIGQLRDHLASGWQSHDDNDDLLESMTQEHPLQPFSARYFHEGDDLFSYASEWQLLHQASDLTTHTEVLEPYVQDEPLSLGQLQDFLRNPVRHFFSQRLKVFFEAAEVPLADEEPFVLDALQRYSLSDSLLEAALGQLDQTDQALEAQAKRLQNSGLLPMAGFGECLQRELIEPLPDLLLRYQQLLALWPTPLTSALPVNLELHGLHLEGWLGGLHQRADGGLLSVSTIPNSIGSIKARKWHRLTRPWVNHLVACASGMSMTTALVASDDSLLLAPLAKGAALDVLNNLLLAWQTGMRQPLPIAVKTAFAWLAQTDPAKADAAARKAYEGDGQTTDGERRESPALARQFGDYDALVADETFPDWCDALYRPLFEASWRSLSSEEARS, from the coding sequence ATGCCGGACGCCACGTCCCTCAGTGCTGGTTTTATGGTGGTTCACGGCAACCGCCTGGACGAGTTGCGCAGCCTGGTGGTCAGTTGGATGCGGCGCTACCCGCTGGCTCCCTTGGAAAATGAAATCGCTCTGGTACAGAGCAACGGCATCGCCCAATGGCTGAAGCTGGCACTGGCCGAAGATCCTGAAGATGACGACATGGGCGGTTGCGGAATCGCCGCCGCCATCGATGTGCAGTTACCAGGCAGCTTCATGTGGCAGCTCTATCGCATGGTGCTGGGACGTAACGAAATCCCGGCCAAATCCCTGCTCGATAAAGCTCCGCTGACCTGGCGTCTGATGCGTCTGTTACCTCAGTTGATCAATCAACCGCATTTCGAGCCCCTGCATCGCTTCCTTACCCATGACACCGATTTACGCAAGCGCTACCAATTGGCGGAGCGACTGGCGGATCTGTTCGACCAATATCAGGTATATAGGGCCGACTGGCTCGAAGACTGGGCAGAAGGTCGTCATCAGTTACGAAATGGCAGAGGCGAAGCCAAAGCCCTGACCCCGGCCAACTGCTGGCAGGCGGAGCTGTGGCGTGCGCTGTTGCTGGATGTTGGTGAACAAGGCATGGCGCAAAGCCGCGCGGGCGTCCACCAACGCTTTATCGAGCGTATCAATAGTCTCGACATGGCGCCCTGTGGATTGCCTTCACGGGTGATTGTTTTCGGGATTTCTTCATTGCCTGCCCAAGCCCTGGAAGCACTTGCCGGCTTGGCTCGGTTCAGCCAGGTTCTGTTGTGCGTACACAACCCATGTCGTCACCATTGGGCGGACATCGTCGCCGATAAAGATCTGTTGCGGCATCAATACAAACGTCAGGCTCGCAAGCGCGGCATGCCCGTTGTGCTCGACCCACAAACTCTCCATCAGCATGCGCACCCGCTATTGGCCGCGTGGGGTAAACAGGGGCGGGACTACATCAATCTGCTCGACAGTTACGACGACCCCAACAGCTATCGCTCGGCGTTTCGCGACGGGCGTATCGACCTTTTCAGCGATAACCAGCCGCAGAACATGCTCAATCAACTGCAGGACGACATCCTGGAATTGCGTCCCCTGAATGAAACTCGCGAGCGTTGGCCTGCTGTTGATCTGGATAAGGACGAATCGATCCGATTTCACGTCGCTCATAGCGCTCAACGCGAAGTGGAGATCCTCCACGATCAGTTGCTGGCTCGATTCAGTGCTGATCCAGACTTAAGGCCTCGCGACGTGATCGTGATGGTTCCGGACATCGACAGTTATGCCCCTCACATCCGTGCTGTCTTTGGTCAGCTTGATCGCCATGACCCGCGTTTCATTCCCTTCACGCTCGCGGATCAAGGCCAGCGCGGCCGGGATCCGCTACTGATTGCTGTCGAGCATCTGCTGAAGTTGCCCGACAGTCGCTTTCCCGTCAGCGAGATCCTTGATCTGCTCGACGTTCCGGCATTACGCGCCCGGTTTGGCGTAGAAGAACGTGACCTGCCGATCTTGCACCGTTGGATCGAAGGCGCAGGTATCCGTTGGGGGATGAATGCCGAGCAACGCGCGGGTTTGGGGCTGCCTGAAGAACTGGAGCAAAACAGTTGGCATTTTGGTCTGCGACGGATGCTGCTCGGTTATGCCGTGGGTAGTGCCAGTGCCTGCGAGGGGATCGAACCCTACGATGAGATTGGTGGTCTGGATGCCGCGCTCATAGGTCCTTTGGTGGCATTGCTGGATGCGCTGGAAATTGCCCACCAGGAACTCACTCAACCTGCGGCGCCCAAACAATGGGGCTCGAGGTTGCAAGCTTTGGTGCAGTTGTTCTTCCTGGCCAGTAACGAGCATGACGACTATTTGTTGGCTCAACTTGAAGAGTTGCGTGAGACCTGGCTTGAGACCTGCGAGTCCGTAGGCTTGCAGGATGAGTTACCGCTGACCGTGGTCCGTGAAGCCTGGCTGGCTGGTCTCGACCAAGGTCGCCTGTCTCAGCGCTTTCTCGCCGGTGCAGTTAACTTCTGTACCTTGATGCCCATGCGAGCGATCCCGTTCAAACGAGTCTGCCTGTTGGGCATGAATGACGGCGATTACCCTCGCGCACAGCCGCCGCTGGACTTCGACCTGATGGGCAGCGACTACCGGCCTGGTGATCGTTCCCGGCGCGAAGATGACCGCTATCTTTTACTGGAAGCATTGTTGTCGGCACGTGACCAACTCTATATCAGCTGGGTCGGTCGCAGTATTCGGGACAACAGCGAGCGCCCTGCTTCGGTATTGATAGGACAGCTGCGTGACCATCTCGCCAGCGGCTGGCAATCGCACGATGACAATGATGATCTGCTTGAGTCCATGACTCAGGAACATCCCCTGCAACCCTTCAGTGCTCGCTATTTCCATGAAGGCGATGATTTGTTCAGCTACGCCAGCGAGTGGCAGTTACTTCATCAAGCCAGTGATCTAACGACTCATACCGAGGTTCTCGAACCCTACGTTCAGGACGAACCGTTGAGCCTGGGGCAGTTGCAGGATTTCTTGCGCAATCCTGTGAGGCATTTCTTCAGTCAGCGGCTCAAAGTGTTCTTCGAGGCTGCTGAAGTGCCTTTGGCGGATGAAGAGCCGTTTGTTCTCGACGCGCTGCAACGCTATAGCCTCAGCGACAGCTTGCTCGAGGCGGCACTCGGGCAACTGGACCAAACCGATCAGGCGCTGGAGGCGCAGGCAAAACGCCTGCAAAACAGCGGGCTCTTGCCCATGGCCGGTTTTGGCGAGTGTCTGCAGCGCGAGTTGATCGAGCCGCTGCCGGATCTGCTGCTGCGCTATCAGCAGCTTCTGGCGCTATGGCCGACCCCGCTCACCAGCGCGTTGCCGGTGAATCTGGAACTGCATGGACTACATCTGGAGGGTTGGCTCGGTGGCCTGCATCAACGCGCAGATGGCGGCTTATTGTCGGTTTCTACGATTCCCAACAGCATCGGTTCAATCAAGGCCCGCAAATGGCATCGCCTGACGCGGCCATGGGTCAATCACCTGGTTGCCTGTGCCAGCGGTATGTCGATGACAACCGCACTGGTGGCCAGCGATGACAGTTTGCTATTGGCCCCCTTGGCGAAGGGTGCAGCACTTGATGTCCTGAATAACCTGTTACTGGCCTGGCAAACAGGCATGCGCCAGCCGCTGCCGATTGCAGTAAAAACGGCCTTCGCCTGGCTCGCTCAAACCGACCCGGCCAAAGCTGACGCCGCTGCTCGCAAGGCTTATGAAGGCGACGGCCAGACCACTGACGGCGAGCGCCGCGAAAGCCCGGCACTGGCTCGGCAATTTGGCGATTACGATGCACTGGTTGCCGATGAGACCTTCCCCGATTGGTGCGACGCTTTGTATCGGCCGCTGTTTGAGGCTTCCTGGCGTTCATTGAGCAGCGAGGAGGCGCGCTCATGA
- a CDS encoding CoA-acylating methylmalonate-semialdehyde dehydrogenase, with translation MSLIPHLINGELVTEDGRTADVFNPSTGQVIHKLPLASRETIQKAIDSAKAAFPAWRNTPAAKRAQVMFRFKQLLEQNEARIAQLISEEHGKTLEDAAGELKRGIENVEFACAAPEILKGEYSRNVGPNIDAWSDFQPLGVVAGITPFNFPAMVPLWMYPLAIVCGNCFILKPSERDPSSTLLIAQLLLEAGLPKGVLSVVHGDKAAVDALIEAPEVKALSFVGSTPIAEYIYAEGTRRGKRVQALGGAKNHAVLMPDADLDNAVSALMGAAYGSCGERCMAISVAVCVGDQVADALVAKLTPQIKALKIGAGTTCGLDMGPLVSGQARDKVSGYIEDGVSSGASLVVDGRGLSVAGHEEGFFLGGCLFDNVTPEMRIYKEEIFGPVLCVVRVNSLEEAMQLINDHEYGNGTCIFTRDGEAARLFCDEIEVGMVGVNVPLPVPVAYHSFGGWKRSLFGDLHAYGPDGVRFYTRRKAITQRWPQRASHEASQFAFPSL, from the coding sequence ATGAGCCTTATCCCGCATTTGATCAATGGCGAACTGGTGACCGAAGACGGTCGCACGGCCGACGTGTTCAACCCGTCCACCGGTCAGGTTATCCACAAGCTGCCATTGGCCAGCCGCGAAACCATTCAGAAAGCCATTGACTCGGCCAAGGCTGCGTTCCCGGCCTGGCGTAATACGCCGGCGGCCAAGCGCGCTCAGGTGATGTTCCGCTTCAAGCAACTGCTGGAACAGAACGAAGCCCGTATCGCACAACTGATCAGCGAAGAACACGGCAAGACCCTGGAAGATGCTGCCGGTGAATTGAAGCGCGGGATCGAGAACGTCGAGTTCGCCTGTGCGGCGCCGGAAATCCTCAAGGGCGAGTACAGCCGTAACGTCGGGCCGAACATTGATGCCTGGTCGGATTTCCAGCCATTGGGCGTGGTGGCCGGTATTACTCCGTTCAACTTCCCGGCCATGGTGCCGCTGTGGATGTATCCGCTGGCGATCGTCTGCGGCAACTGCTTTATTCTGAAACCGTCCGAGCGCGATCCAAGCTCGACGCTGCTGATTGCTCAGCTGCTGTTGGAAGCCGGCCTGCCGAAAGGCGTGCTGAGTGTGGTGCATGGCGACAAGGCTGCGGTGGATGCCTTGATTGAAGCGCCGGAAGTCAAAGCGCTGAGCTTTGTCGGTTCGACGCCGATTGCCGAATACATCTACGCCGAAGGCACCAGGCGCGGCAAACGCGTCCAGGCGTTGGGCGGGGCGAAGAACCATGCGGTATTGATGCCGGATGCGGATCTGGATAACGCAGTCAGCGCACTGATGGGCGCGGCTTATGGTTCCTGCGGTGAGCGCTGCATGGCGATCTCGGTGGCGGTGTGCGTCGGCGATCAGGTGGCGGATGCGTTGGTGGCCAAACTGACGCCGCAGATCAAGGCGCTGAAGATCGGTGCGGGTACGACCTGTGGTCTGGACATGGGGCCGCTGGTTTCCGGTCAGGCGCGGGATAAAGTCAGTGGCTATATAGAAGATGGCGTTTCGTCCGGTGCATCCTTGGTGGTCGACGGTCGTGGTCTGAGCGTGGCCGGTCATGAGGAAGGTTTCTTCCTGGGTGGCTGCCTGTTCGATAACGTCACGCCAGAAATGCGCATCTATAAAGAAGAGATCTTCGGGCCGGTGCTGTGCGTCGTTCGGGTCAACAGCCTGGAAGAGGCGATGCAACTGATCAATGATCACGAGTATGGCAACGGCACCTGCATCTTTACCCGTGATGGGGAAGCGGCGCGGTTGTTCTGCGATGAGATCGAAGTGGGTATGGTCGGCGTCAACGTGCCATTGCCGGTGCCTGTGGCGTATCACAGCTTTGGCGGCTGGAAGCGTTCACTGTTCGGCGATCTGCATGCTTATGGTCCGGATGGCGTGCGGTTCTACACCCGTCGCAAGGCTATTACCCAGCGCTGGCCGCAACGGGCGAGTCATGAAGCTTCGCAATTTGCATTCCCTAGCTTGTAA
- a CDS encoding TetR/AcrR family transcriptional regulator gives MTFEVPAHGGKPASRIRQKNEETIIKAAEDEFARHGFKGTSMNTIAQKAGLPKANLHYYFTNKLGLYVAVLSNILELWDSTFNTLTVEDDPAEALTRYIRAKMEFSRRQPQASRVFAMEVISGGECLTEHFNQDYRNWFQGRAAVFQAWIDAGKMDPVDPIHLIFLLWGSTQHYADFATQICRVTGRTRLTKQDMEDAGSNLIRIILKGCGLTPSL, from the coding sequence ATGACCTTTGAAGTCCCAGCCCACGGCGGCAAACCCGCCAGCCGCATTCGTCAGAAGAACGAAGAGACCATCATCAAAGCCGCCGAAGACGAGTTCGCCCGTCACGGGTTCAAAGGCACCAGCATGAACACCATCGCGCAGAAAGCCGGGTTGCCCAAAGCGAATCTGCATTACTACTTCACCAACAAACTCGGTTTGTACGTGGCGGTGCTGAGTAACATCCTTGAGTTATGGGACAGCACCTTCAATACCCTGACCGTCGAGGACGATCCGGCAGAAGCATTGACGCGATACATTCGCGCAAAAATGGAGTTCTCCCGGCGCCAGCCACAGGCTTCGCGGGTCTTCGCCATGGAAGTCATCAGCGGCGGCGAATGCCTGACCGAGCATTTCAACCAGGACTACCGCAACTGGTTTCAGGGCCGGGCCGCGGTGTTTCAGGCGTGGATCGACGCCGGCAAAATGGACCCGGTCGACCCGATCCACCTGATCTTCCTGCTGTGGGGCAGCACCCAGCATTACGCCGACTTTGCCACGCAGATCTGCCGTGTCACCGGGCGCACCAGGTTGACCAAGCAAGACATGGAAGACGCCGGCAGCAACCTGATTCGCATCATTCTCAAAGGCTGCGGCCTGACGCCTTCGCTCTAA